In one Saccharibacillus brassicae genomic region, the following are encoded:
- a CDS encoding helix-turn-helix transcriptional regulator — MQQGESVIYLAAPPFPYFMECGRSLYEPGESHPNRRDLGMFDLILVERGTLFVGEEHRHWDVRAGNALLLLPDRYHYAVRPCEELTSFVWIHFRALGQWGAADEGGEPAFADRDGHMGRFATAPYTIRLPQLGMLPGAPGGSGEGEQLLRLEERSLSGAVWERQRLFEQLLRSLDLRRRDPSGSPAESIAERTESYIRAHYAEPLTGTALSEALHFHYNYLTRCMKRVNGLTPMEYLEECRLEQARLLLLRTEHPIASVAERVGFETAPYFSRRFSERFGVSPLRFRQRHRR, encoded by the coding sequence ATGCAGCAGGGAGAATCGGTCATTTATTTGGCGGCGCCGCCGTTTCCGTATTTTATGGAATGCGGCCGCAGCTTGTACGAACCGGGGGAGAGCCACCCGAATCGCCGTGATCTGGGCATGTTCGATCTTATTCTCGTGGAACGGGGCACGCTGTTTGTCGGGGAAGAGCATCGGCACTGGGACGTGCGGGCGGGGAACGCGCTGCTGCTGCTGCCGGACCGTTATCATTACGCGGTCCGGCCCTGCGAGGAGCTCACGAGTTTTGTCTGGATTCATTTTCGCGCGCTCGGCCAGTGGGGCGCCGCGGACGAAGGCGGCGAGCCGGCTTTTGCCGACCGGGACGGGCATATGGGCCGCTTCGCGACGGCGCCGTACACGATCCGGCTGCCCCAGCTGGGCATGCTGCCCGGCGCGCCGGGCGGCAGCGGCGAAGGGGAGCAGCTGCTGCGGCTGGAAGAACGCAGCCTGTCCGGCGCGGTCTGGGAACGCCAGCGGCTGTTCGAACAGCTGCTGCGTTCGCTCGACCTGCGCCGCCGCGATCCTTCGGGCAGCCCGGCGGAGAGTATCGCCGAACGGACCGAGAGCTATATCCGGGCCCATTACGCCGAGCCGCTGACCGGGACGGCGCTGTCCGAAGCGCTGCATTTTCATTACAATTACTTGACGCGCTGCATGAAACGGGTGAACGGCTTGACGCCGATGGAATATCTGGAAGAATGCCGGCTCGAACAAGCCCGGCTGCTGCTGCTGCGGACCGAGCATCCGATCGCGTCCGTCGCCGAACGGGTCGGCTTCGAGACGGCGCCGTATTTCTCGCGCCGTTTCTCCGAACGGTTCGGCGTCTCGCCGCTGCGCTTTCGCCAGCGGCACCGGCGCTGA
- a CDS encoding glycoside hydrolase family 43 protein, which yields MDETKRYSNPLIEQRADPYIHKHDDGYYYFTASVPEYDRLELRRARTIEGLRTAEPVVIWTKRQSGPMSANIWAPELHRIDGKWYMYFAAAHTTETNEGLFDHRMYVLENASDNPLEGTWTEKGQMITAWESFALDATSFEHRGKRYYVWAQQDPNIPGNSNLYLSEMENGWTLKGPQIMISTPQHDWEKIGFSVNEGAAVLKHGGRIWITFSGSATDHHYCMGLLFADEDADLLSPAAWTKLDRPVFATSEENGQYGPGHNCFTTGEGGEPLLVYHARSYKDIQGDPLYDPNRHARVKAFGWTEDGLPDFGVPEADTAAAPAAEIGSDR from the coding sequence ATGGACGAGACGAAAAGGTACAGCAATCCCCTGATCGAGCAGCGGGCCGACCCGTATATTCACAAGCACGACGACGGCTATTACTATTTTACCGCTTCGGTGCCGGAATACGATCGACTCGAACTCAGACGGGCCCGGACGATCGAAGGGCTGCGGACAGCAGAGCCCGTCGTAATCTGGACCAAACGGCAAAGCGGACCGATGAGCGCCAACATCTGGGCTCCCGAGCTGCACCGGATCGACGGCAAATGGTATATGTATTTCGCGGCGGCGCATACGACGGAGACGAACGAAGGACTGTTCGATCACCGGATGTACGTGCTGGAAAATGCGTCGGATAACCCGCTCGAAGGAACGTGGACAGAAAAAGGCCAGATGATCACTGCCTGGGAATCGTTCGCGCTGGATGCGACGTCGTTCGAGCACCGGGGCAAACGTTATTACGTATGGGCACAGCAGGACCCGAACATTCCCGGCAATTCGAATCTGTACCTGTCGGAGATGGAGAACGGCTGGACGCTCAAAGGTCCGCAGATCATGATCAGCACGCCGCAGCATGACTGGGAAAAGATCGGCTTTTCGGTCAATGAAGGCGCGGCGGTCTTGAAGCACGGAGGCCGGATATGGATCACGTTCTCGGGCAGCGCGACGGACCATCATTACTGTATGGGCCTGCTGTTCGCGGACGAAGACGCCGATCTGCTGTCGCCGGCTGCATGGACGAAGCTGGACCGTCCCGTCTTCGCGACCAGCGAGGAGAACGGGCAGTACGGGCCGGGCCACAACTGCTTTACGACCGGCGAGGGCGGCGAACCGCTGCTCGTCTACCACGCCCGGAGTTACAAAGACATCCAGGGCGATCCGCTGTACGATCCGAACCGCCATGCGCGCGTCAAAGCTTTCGGCTGGACGGAAGACGGGCTGCCGGACTTCGGCGTGCCGGAAGCGGATACGGCGGCGGCTCCGGCTGCGGAGATCGGCAGCGACCGGTAA
- a CDS encoding chromate transporter, which translates to MNLTAGTKSRLRQVPAIFVAFLKIGPSTFGGGYAMIATIEREIVERRGWMRREEMSDMVSVAGSAPGGVAVNSAAFVGYRLGGVAGAAAAVLGITLPTLAIVLALSLLYAFFRENPKVEAALKGVHAAVTALILLAAWKMAKTSLFDAVTFGIAAAALALLLLTNLHSLWLIAGGPAVGLAATLYRRHAGAQARTEPKRSVEEPEAMLPEYYI; encoded by the coding sequence ATGAACTTGACGGCGGGAACGAAAAGCCGGCTGCGGCAGGTCCCGGCCATTTTTGTCGCGTTTCTCAAAATCGGACCGTCCACGTTCGGCGGAGGCTACGCAATGATTGCGACGATCGAACGCGAAATCGTGGAACGCCGGGGCTGGATGCGCCGGGAAGAGATGAGCGACATGGTGTCGGTAGCGGGTTCGGCGCCGGGCGGCGTGGCGGTGAACTCGGCGGCTTTTGTCGGCTACCGGCTCGGCGGCGTCGCCGGAGCGGCCGCGGCGGTGCTCGGCATCACGCTGCCGACGCTTGCGATCGTGCTGGCGCTCAGTCTGCTGTACGCTTTTTTTCGGGAAAATCCGAAAGTGGAAGCGGCGCTCAAAGGCGTGCATGCGGCGGTGACCGCGCTGATCCTGCTGGCAGCATGGAAAATGGCCAAAACGTCGCTGTTCGACGCGGTAACGTTCGGCATCGCGGCCGCGGCGCTCGCGCTGCTGCTGCTGACGAATCTGCATTCGCTCTGGCTGATCGCGGGCGGACCGGCTGTCGGCCTGGCCGCGACGCTGTATCGGCGGCATGCCGGCGCGCAGGCACGCACGGAACCGAAACGGAGCGTCGAAGAACCGGAAGCGATGCTGCCGGAATACTATATCTGA
- a CDS encoding carbohydrate ABC transporter permease yields MNERSGLSVKKDIPLKILLFVLFTLLCGVILIPFYAIALASFKPGEELIRYGLNLKFDLSVMSFDNYTYLFTGDHSYFIWFFNSLLLTVVQVALTLIVSATVAYGFSAYEFKGKNFLFICVLLIMMVPFEILLLPLYTLIFNLKLMNTYSAIILPGIASAATIFFFRQYLSGIPKEIIAAGRVDGASEYGIYWRLILPIMKPSFAAMAILNGMNSWNNFLWPFMVLSDERKYTLPIGLKTLLTPYGNNYDLLIVGSFFSIIPIFLLFVAFQKYFIDGMTAGAVKG; encoded by the coding sequence ATGAACGAACGCTCGGGCCTGTCGGTCAAAAAAGACATTCCGCTCAAAATTTTGCTGTTCGTTCTGTTTACGCTGCTGTGCGGAGTGATCCTGATTCCTTTTTACGCGATCGCGCTTGCTTCGTTCAAGCCCGGCGAAGAGCTGATCCGCTACGGCCTGAATCTGAAGTTCGATTTGTCGGTCATGAGCTTCGACAATTATACCTATCTGTTTACGGGCGACCATTCGTATTTTATCTGGTTTTTCAATTCGCTGCTGCTGACGGTCGTTCAGGTGGCACTTACGCTGATCGTCAGCGCGACGGTCGCCTACGGCTTTTCCGCCTATGAATTCAAAGGCAAAAACTTTTTGTTCATCTGCGTGCTGCTGATCATGATGGTGCCGTTCGAAATTTTGCTGCTTCCGCTGTACACCCTCATCTTCAACCTCAAGCTGATGAATACGTATTCGGCGATCATTTTGCCCGGTATCGCGAGCGCGGCGACGATCTTCTTTTTCCGGCAGTATTTGAGCGGCATTCCGAAAGAGATCATCGCGGCGGGCCGCGTCGACGGAGCGAGCGAATACGGCATCTACTGGAGATTGATCCTGCCGATCATGAAGCCTTCGTTCGCGGCGATGGCGATCCTGAACGGAATGAACAGCTGGAACAATTTCCTCTGGCCGTTCATGGTGCTGAGCGACGAACGCAAATATACGCTGCCGATCGGACTCAAGACGCTGCTGACGCCGTATGGCAACAACTACGATCTGCTGATCGTCGGTTCGTTTTTCTCGATCATCCCGATTTTCCTGCTGTTCGTCGCCTTCCAGAAATATTTCATCGACGGCATGACGGCCGGCGCGGTCAAAGGCTGA
- a CDS encoding beta-L-arabinofuranosidase domain-containing protein — protein sequence MPTEFSAFSAPAALLNDYPLDRVRINDPYLQNAFANEVRYLRQYEPDRLLAGFRETRGLAPLAEPYPGWESTEIRGHTLGHYLKSLAQACASSGDPELHERLETLIAGLAECQFENGYLSAFPEELFDRIERRQPAWVPWYTMHKIVAGLTAAFEYAGSERALALAAKLGDWIAGRALAWTPEIRLAVLAVEYGGMNDCLYDLYRLTGQTAHVEAAHLFDEETLFGPIREGRDILRGKHANTTIPKFLGALNRYRTLGESERFYLEAAERFWEMVVHHHSYITGGNSEWEHFGEPDLLDRERSNFTAETCNTYNMLKLSRELFKLSGDVKYADFYENTFLNAILSSQHPHTGMTMYFQPMATGYFKVYSSPFDHFWCCTGTGMESFTKLNDSLYFQAADGIFVHQYVSSELDAEAFGLKLLQRSALPEGDTASFAVSLTRPQSGRVSLRFRLPAWLAGEAELTLNGERLDIQSHGGFAVVDRVWSDGDEVELRLPMTLRAVGLPDAPHAVAFKYGPLVLSAGLGQEDMAESATGVAVSVPTRPMLVKDFLTVPGSPDEWLRSFASRWERRGEDLEFVLRGTDEDEHLTFTPHYKRHGERYGIYWRIVEADSPEMQRHILDAKRSSRVEDRTVDSLPVGNDQYELEHKVRGERTFVDVWDGSTTRRAETGGWFGYTLSVRPREEQVLEATFFSGHRGDRPITIEAGGTLLFEGVPASDVERGFHTHRYPLPADLIGERDTLDVIFRVAGEETGIFGILRVLIPFDTEASLRRLEFSAGTLEPPFEPARMRYALHLPAESETAEYLAVPSRRNGLVYESGVLIEDTMRRTVKLGGARTTLRLTSKAEDHTAARDYVIEIVKADTN from the coding sequence ATGCCAACCGAATTTTCCGCCTTTTCCGCGCCCGCAGCGCTGCTGAACGATTACCCGCTTGATCGCGTACGGATCAACGATCCTTATTTGCAAAATGCTTTTGCCAACGAAGTCCGCTATTTGCGGCAGTACGAGCCGGACCGGCTGCTGGCCGGGTTCCGCGAGACGCGCGGCCTTGCGCCGCTCGCCGAGCCCTATCCCGGCTGGGAAAGCACCGAGATTCGCGGCCATACGCTCGGCCATTACCTCAAATCGCTGGCCCAGGCGTGCGCAAGCTCCGGCGATCCCGAACTGCATGAGCGGTTGGAGACGCTGATCGCCGGACTCGCCGAATGCCAGTTCGAGAACGGGTACCTGTCCGCTTTTCCCGAAGAGCTGTTCGACCGGATCGAACGCCGGCAGCCGGCCTGGGTGCCGTGGTACACGATGCACAAGATCGTCGCGGGGCTGACGGCCGCGTTCGAATATGCCGGCAGTGAACGCGCGCTGGCGCTCGCTGCGAAGCTCGGCGACTGGATCGCCGGCCGGGCGCTGGCATGGACGCCGGAGATCCGCTTGGCCGTACTGGCCGTCGAATACGGCGGGATGAACGACTGCCTCTACGACCTGTACCGGCTGACGGGCCAGACGGCGCATGTCGAAGCCGCGCACCTCTTCGACGAAGAGACGCTGTTCGGTCCGATCCGCGAAGGCCGCGACATTTTGCGCGGCAAGCACGCGAACACGACCATCCCGAAATTTCTCGGCGCCCTGAACCGCTATCGCACGCTCGGCGAGAGCGAACGCTTCTATCTCGAAGCGGCGGAACGTTTCTGGGAGATGGTCGTGCACCATCACAGCTATATTACGGGCGGCAACAGCGAATGGGAACATTTCGGCGAGCCGGACCTGCTGGACCGCGAACGTTCCAACTTCACGGCCGAGACGTGCAACACGTACAATATGCTCAAGCTGTCGCGCGAGCTGTTCAAGCTGAGCGGCGACGTCAAATACGCCGATTTCTACGAAAATACGTTCCTGAACGCGATCCTCTCGTCGCAGCATCCGCATACCGGCATGACGATGTATTTCCAGCCGATGGCGACCGGCTATTTCAAAGTGTACAGTTCTCCGTTCGACCATTTCTGGTGCTGCACCGGTACCGGCATGGAGAGCTTCACCAAGCTGAACGACAGCTTGTACTTCCAGGCCGCGGACGGCATCTTCGTCCACCAGTATGTCTCCTCGGAACTGGACGCCGAGGCGTTCGGCCTGAAGCTGCTCCAGCGCTCCGCCCTGCCGGAAGGCGATACGGCGTCCTTCGCCGTATCCCTGACCCGCCCGCAGTCCGGCCGGGTGTCGCTGCGCTTCCGCCTGCCGGCCTGGCTGGCCGGCGAGGCCGAGCTGACGCTCAACGGCGAACGACTGGATATCCAGTCGCACGGCGGCTTCGCCGTCGTCGACCGCGTCTGGAGCGACGGCGACGAGGTCGAGCTGCGCCTGCCGATGACGCTGCGCGCGGTCGGCCTGCCCGACGCGCCGCATGCCGTCGCGTTCAAGTACGGCCCGCTCGTGCTCAGCGCGGGACTCGGCCAGGAAGACATGGCCGAGTCCGCCACCGGCGTGGCGGTGAGCGTGCCGACGAGGCCTATGCTCGTCAAGGACTTCCTGACGGTACCCGGCAGCCCCGACGAATGGCTGCGCTCTTTCGCTTCGCGCTGGGAACGGCGCGGCGAAGATCTCGAATTCGTCCTGCGCGGCACGGACGAAGACGAGCACTTGACGTTCACGCCGCATTACAAGCGGCACGGCGAGCGCTACGGCATCTACTGGCGCATCGTCGAAGCCGATTCGCCGGAGATGCAGCGGCATATTCTGGACGCGAAGCGCAGCAGCCGCGTGGAAGACCGGACCGTCGACAGCCTGCCGGTCGGCAACGACCAGTACGAGCTGGAGCATAAAGTCCGCGGCGAGCGGACGTTCGTCGACGTCTGGGACGGCAGCACGACCCGCCGCGCCGAGACGGGCGGCTGGTTCGGCTATACGCTGTCGGTGCGTCCGCGCGAAGAGCAGGTGCTGGAAGCGACGTTTTTCTCCGGTCACCGCGGCGACCGGCCGATCACGATCGAAGCCGGCGGAACGCTGCTCTTCGAAGGCGTCCCGGCGTCCGACGTCGAACGCGGGTTCCATACGCATCGCTATCCGCTGCCGGCGGACCTGATCGGCGAGCGCGATACGCTCGACGTGATCTTCCGCGTCGCCGGCGAAGAGACAGGCATTTTCGGCATCCTGCGCGTCCTGATTCCGTTCGACACCGAAGCTTCGCTGCGGCGGCTTGAATTCAGTGCCGGCACGCTCGAACCGCCGTTCGAACCGGCGCGTATGCGCTACGCGCTGCATCTGCCGGCGGAGTCGGAGACGGCCGAGTACCTCGCCGTGCCGAGCCGCAGAAACGGCCTCGTGTACGAAAGCGGCGTACTGATCGAAGACACGATGCGCCGCACGGTCAAGCTCGGCGGCGCCCGCACGACGCTGCGCCTGACGTCCAAAGCCGAAGATCATACGGCAGCCCGCGATTACGTCATCGAAATCGTGAAGGCGGACACCAACTGA
- a CDS encoding carbohydrate ABC transporter permease, with translation MIKRFLYSQKVAPYVFVMPFILVFLVFWVYPLGSSFTMSFQKLSLGQEAQWIGLDNYTKLLGDTIFLKAVMNSAVYMLCTLLILIPLPMLLAVLINNKFMWGREFFKSSLFFPALTSVVVAGTIFRLMFGEMDGSLINSFLGLFGIEPVKFLKGQVTGFIALLALATWRWLGVNILYFLSGLKSIPEDYYEAASIDGASAWQKFRMITMPLLKPTTIYVLTISIYAGLAMFIESLMIWNGNNSPKNIGLTIVGYLYRQGIEKSNLGYAAAVGIVLLVLAMTINMIQLAFSGLFKKED, from the coding sequence ATGATCAAACGATTCCTGTACTCGCAAAAAGTCGCTCCCTACGTGTTCGTAATGCCGTTCATTCTGGTATTCCTGGTCTTCTGGGTATATCCGCTCGGCAGTTCGTTCACGATGAGCTTCCAGAAGCTGTCGCTCGGACAGGAAGCGCAGTGGATAGGACTGGACAATTATACGAAGCTGCTCGGCGATACGATCTTCCTCAAAGCGGTCATGAACAGCGCCGTGTACATGCTCTGCACGCTGCTGATCCTTATTCCGCTGCCGATGCTGCTGGCGGTACTGATCAACAACAAATTCATGTGGGGCCGCGAATTTTTCAAATCGTCGCTGTTTTTCCCCGCGCTGACTTCGGTCGTCGTGGCCGGCACGATCTTCCGCCTCATGTTCGGGGAAATGGACGGATCGCTGATCAACAGCTTCCTCGGCCTGTTCGGCATCGAACCGGTCAAGTTCCTCAAAGGGCAGGTGACCGGCTTTATCGCGCTGCTGGCGCTTGCGACGTGGCGCTGGCTCGGTGTGAATATCCTGTATTTCCTGTCGGGACTCAAAAGCATACCGGAAGATTATTACGAAGCCGCTTCGATCGACGGCGCTTCGGCGTGGCAGAAATTCCGCATGATCACGATGCCGCTGCTCAAGCCGACGACGATCTACGTGCTGACGATCAGCATCTACGCGGGACTTGCGATGTTTATCGAAAGTCTGATGATCTGGAACGGCAACAATTCTCCGAAAAATATCGGTCTGACGATCGTCGGCTATTTGTATCGCCAAGGGATCGAGAAAAGCAATCTCGGTTACGCGGCGGCGGTCGGCATCGTGCTGCTGGTGCTGGCGATGACGATCAACATGATCCAGCTCGCCTTCTCCGGACTGTTCAAGAAGGAGGATTAA
- a CDS encoding ROK family protein, with protein MTIARAQTSIRKDVYQRILELGPVSKAELMRDFALTSSSMTRLLDDLTDQDIIRVSGLGTSTGGRKPILFQANPTYRYLLGLEISRIYSTLGLYDMQLNPLSSIRWKMDADTTPERLTERVGVETERFLAQHGLQPGSLLGIGVGAVGPLDRERGLIRSPEFFPAAGWDEVPICELLERRLRLPARLDNGSNTALLGEHWALRGQSPRHLLYVHAGVGLRAAMMSDGRLIRGAADAEGAVGQMIIATDGPRFEGRGNHGAWEAFVSVRALENRVRTQLKIGRPSLLAGRHPDTVTFADLTEALEADDALVKEQFDEAAAYLGIGLANLINVLHPDVVVLGGPLIEAHPLVYETAVATALKNIVSGHEYSPAFSLAELKENAVAAGAAFMLLQEWTV; from the coding sequence TTGACGATCGCCCGTGCTCAAACTTCGATTCGCAAAGACGTTTACCAACGCATTCTGGAGCTCGGCCCTGTCTCCAAAGCCGAACTGATGCGGGACTTCGCGCTGACCAGCAGCAGCATGACCCGCCTGCTCGACGACCTGACCGACCAGGACATCATCCGGGTATCGGGACTCGGCACTTCCACCGGCGGACGCAAGCCGATCCTGTTCCAGGCCAATCCTACGTACCGCTATTTGCTCGGACTGGAAATTTCCCGCATCTATTCGACGCTCGGCCTGTACGATATGCAGCTCAATCCGCTCTCGTCCATCCGCTGGAAAATGGATGCGGACACGACGCCGGAACGCTTGACGGAACGCGTCGGCGTCGAAACGGAACGCTTTCTGGCGCAGCACGGCCTGCAGCCCGGCAGCCTGCTCGGCATCGGGGTCGGCGCGGTCGGACCGCTCGACCGGGAGCGGGGCCTGATTCGCAGCCCCGAATTTTTCCCGGCCGCCGGCTGGGACGAAGTGCCGATCTGCGAGCTGCTGGAGCGGCGCCTGCGCCTCCCGGCGCGGCTCGACAACGGATCGAATACGGCGCTGCTCGGCGAACATTGGGCGCTGCGCGGCCAAAGCCCCCGGCATCTGCTCTATGTGCATGCCGGCGTCGGCCTGCGGGCGGCGATGATGTCCGACGGACGGTTGATCCGCGGCGCGGCGGACGCCGAAGGCGCCGTCGGACAGATGATCATCGCCACGGACGGGCCGCGCTTCGAAGGACGCGGCAACCACGGCGCGTGGGAAGCGTTCGTCTCGGTACGCGCACTGGAGAACCGGGTACGGACCCAGCTCAAAATCGGCCGTCCCAGCCTGCTCGCCGGCCGGCATCCGGACACGGTCACGTTTGCCGATCTGACGGAAGCGCTCGAAGCCGACGACGCGCTGGTGAAGGAACAATTCGACGAAGCGGCCGCTTATCTCGGCATCGGACTCGCCAATCTGATCAACGTGCTGCATCCCGACGTCGTCGTGCTCGGCGGGCCGCTGATCGAAGCGCATCCGCTCGTGTACGAGACGGCCGTAGCGACCGCGCTCAAAAATATCGTCAGCGGACATGAATACAGCCCCGCCTTTTCTTTGGCGGAGCTGAAAGAAAACGCGGTCGCGGCAGGCGCCGCTTTCATGCTGCTGCAGGAATGGACCGTCTGA
- a CDS encoding glycoside hydrolase family 127 protein yields MSPIPNPSERAASAAAVPAGVTLSDPFWSDYTERVQNVVIPYQYEALHDRAPGAEPSGAVRNFRIAAGQAEGAFVGWVFQDSDVAKWLEAVGYSLQIRRDAELERRADELIDLIGAAQQPDGYLNTYFTIKEPGKRWTNLTDCHELYCAGHMIEAAVAYYEATGKDKLLRIMQRMIDHVETVFGPEEGKLRGYDGHQEIELALVKLYKLTGEERYLKLAAFFINERGREPNFLREEWKSRGRRGHFEPNVRQNLDLSYFQAHKPVREQSEAVGHAVRAVYMYTAMADLARLTDDEQLRQACIRLWHNVTRTQMYVIGGIGSTHHGEAFTFDYDLPNDTVYAETCAAIGLIFFAQRMLLLEPKSEYADVMERALYNNVLGSMAQDGKHYFYVNPLEVWPQACAHNPGKHHVKSERQAWFGCACCPPNVARLLTSLGRYIYTQHGDTLYTNLYIGSELSAELGGAQVRIKQQAALPWSGDVSFEIAADRAGEFALGLRVPSWSPDMTAAVNGEPVSFSREDLEHGYLILRREWADGDVVTVSLRMSTVLVYADARVRADAHKAAIQRGPLVYCAESIDNGEPISSLRLPQTAVFSERGADDLPGGAIAVETQALRSVTVSPDAGEEKAALYGTVPPRLEPVRLTAVPYYLWGNRGTGEMAVWLTTSD; encoded by the coding sequence ATGTCCCCGATCCCGAACCCGTCCGAACGGGCGGCTTCCGCCGCTGCCGTTCCGGCAGGCGTCACCCTCAGCGATCCGTTTTGGTCCGATTATACCGAGCGGGTACAAAACGTCGTTATTCCTTACCAATATGAAGCGCTGCACGACCGCGCTCCGGGCGCGGAGCCGAGCGGCGCCGTCCGCAATTTCCGCATCGCCGCCGGGCAGGCGGAAGGGGCATTCGTCGGCTGGGTATTCCAGGACAGCGACGTGGCCAAATGGCTCGAAGCGGTCGGCTACTCGCTGCAAATCCGGCGCGATGCCGAGCTCGAACGCCGCGCCGACGAATTGATCGACCTGATCGGCGCGGCCCAGCAGCCGGACGGTTACCTGAATACGTATTTTACGATCAAGGAACCGGGCAAACGCTGGACCAACCTGACCGACTGCCACGAATTGTACTGCGCCGGACATATGATCGAAGCGGCGGTCGCTTATTACGAAGCGACCGGCAAAGACAAGCTGCTGCGGATCATGCAGCGCATGATCGACCATGTCGAAACGGTATTCGGCCCCGAAGAAGGCAAGCTGCGCGGCTACGACGGCCACCAGGAGATCGAACTTGCGCTCGTGAAGCTGTACAAGCTGACCGGCGAAGAACGCTATTTGAAGCTTGCGGCTTTCTTCATTAACGAACGCGGCCGGGAACCGAACTTCCTGCGCGAGGAATGGAAAAGCCGCGGCCGCCGCGGCCATTTCGAACCGAATGTGCGGCAAAATCTCGACCTGTCGTATTTCCAGGCGCACAAGCCGGTGCGCGAACAGTCCGAAGCGGTCGGACATGCCGTTCGGGCCGTCTATATGTATACGGCGATGGCCGATCTGGCCCGGTTGACCGACGACGAACAATTGCGGCAGGCCTGCATCCGGCTCTGGCATAACGTGACGCGCACGCAGATGTACGTGATCGGCGGGATCGGCTCGACCCATCACGGCGAAGCGTTCACGTTCGATTACGACCTGCCGAACGATACGGTCTACGCCGAGACGTGCGCGGCGATCGGCCTGATCTTCTTCGCCCAGCGCATGCTGCTGCTGGAGCCGAAGTCCGAATATGCCGACGTGATGGAACGCGCGCTGTACAACAACGTGCTCGGCTCGATGGCGCAGGACGGCAAACATTATTTCTACGTCAATCCGCTGGAAGTGTGGCCGCAGGCGTGCGCCCACAATCCGGGCAAGCATCACGTCAAGTCCGAACGCCAGGCCTGGTTCGGCTGCGCCTGCTGCCCGCCGAACGTGGCGCGGCTGCTGACGTCGCTTGGCCGCTATATCTATACGCAGCACGGCGACACGCTGTACACCAACTTGTATATCGGCAGCGAGCTGTCCGCCGAACTTGGCGGCGCGCAGGTGCGGATCAAGCAGCAGGCGGCGCTGCCGTGGAGCGGCGACGTCTCGTTCGAGATCGCCGCGGATCGGGCGGGCGAGTTCGCGCTCGGACTGCGCGTGCCGTCGTGGAGCCCGGACATGACGGCAGCCGTCAACGGCGAGCCGGTCTCCTTCTCGCGCGAAGATCTTGAGCACGGCTATCTGATTCTGCGCCGCGAATGGGCCGACGGCGACGTCGTTACCGTCTCGCTGCGGATGTCGACCGTGCTCGTCTACGCCGACGCACGGGTCAGAGCCGATGCGCACAAAGCGGCGATCCAGCGCGGGCCGTTGGTCTACTGCGCGGAGAGCATTGACAACGGCGAGCCGATCTCTTCGCTGCGGCTGCCGCAGACGGCCGTATTCTCGGAGCGCGGCGCCGACGATCTGCCCGGCGGCGCGATTGCCGTCGAGACGCAGGCGCTGCGCAGCGTGACCGTCTCGCCGGACGCAGGCGAAGAGAAGGCCGCCCTGTACGGCACCGTCCCTCCCCGCCTGGAGCCGGTCCGCCTGACGGCCGTGCCTTATTATCTGTGGGGCAACCGCGGCACGGGCGAGATGGCGGTCTGGTTGACGACGTCGGATTAA
- a CDS encoding chromate transporter, with the protein MLWELFALFFKVGCMAFGGGYAVMSLIQRETAERGWIDTPAFREIGSLSGMAPGSIATNSATLIGYAQAGPAGAIAATLGIVLPSLLLVVVLTAFFVRLHDKLGVKAVFYGLRPVVVALIVYAGIHFGFGGLTAQTLLGWPTIGMLLIGAGGLIALVKWKLHPLAVILLSAAAGIVLF; encoded by the coding sequence ATGCTGTGGGAGCTGTTCGCCCTTTTTTTCAAAGTGGGCTGTATGGCCTTCGGCGGAGGCTACGCGGTCATGAGCCTGATCCAGCGGGAAACGGCGGAACGGGGCTGGATCGATACGCCCGCGTTTCGCGAAATCGGCTCGCTGTCGGGCATGGCACCCGGGTCGATCGCGACGAACAGCGCGACGCTGATCGGATACGCGCAGGCGGGACCGGCGGGCGCGATCGCGGCGACGCTCGGCATCGTGCTGCCGTCGCTGCTGCTCGTCGTCGTGCTGACCGCCTTTTTCGTGCGGCTGCATGACAAACTCGGCGTCAAAGCGGTCTTCTACGGGCTGCGCCCGGTCGTCGTCGCGCTCATTGTGTATGCGGGCATCCATTTCGGGTTCGGCGGCCTGACCGCGCAGACGCTGCTCGGCTGGCCGACGATCGGCATGCTGCTGATCGGAGCGGGCGGGCTGATCGCGCTCGTCAAATGGAAGCTGCACCCGCTTGCGGTCATTTTGCTTTCCGCCGCGGCCGGAATCGTCCTGTTTTGA